In the Anopheles merus strain MAF unplaced genomic scaffold, AmerM5.1 LNR4000421, whole genome shotgun sequence genome, agcaataaatttaaaccaCTTACCATTTTAATGCCTAACCATGTGGACCCGTGTACGTGACTTTTTTAACTTGTTCACTTACTCATCCGTGACGTCGCGAAATTTCAACCGAAATTTGTATCATTAAAAAATGAACGATCTCCTCTCTTTTCCGTGCTTTATTTTGACAAACAAATCGTGATCGTGAATCGATCGAATCAAGCGAAAGTGTAAACCAACTTCCGGTCAACAGCCGGAAGCAAATCAACACGTCTCTCACACACTTTCCTTCGCCTGTTCGAGCGTTGGCGTAAATTGATCACGATCGTTTATCACCAACCCTACTCGTGAGTGCATTCGTGAGTTGTTGAAGTTGATGCGATTTTTGCTGCTTCCGATGTCAAGAGTACCGACTTTACCGCCCTTTCAGCATCATCATGCCATCAACAGCAACTGTAGTGGTCCAGAAGTCGTTAAGGATGTGGCGAATTGTAGTAGTGTGTTTGATGTTGCTGGTCCTAACGGATCTCTGCACGGCACAGCGTGTGCGTCGAAGGCATCCACACTATCCAAAGTTTGAAATTTGTAAGTAAGGTTAGAATTAGGTAAGGTTAGACAATTacaatgtgcgtgtgtttcgTTCGTTCCAGTATGGCCTCTGCATTGGGTCAGTGCGGCGTACGTGTGGGGCTTTCTGAAGCTGGGAGCCATATTCGCTGGCCTAATGCTACTGTTTGTCTTTCGCCATCTGGCCTGGTGGAACAGTACACCAACGTACCTCGGCCATGATGCTCCTGTGTAGTAAGTATTCGGGTTTACGTGCATACTTTTTCTGGGAAAGATGTAATGATCATTATTTTTACAGTCATTTTAGAGGTTTCAGTACTAACAGGGGCGATGGTGTCACAACGAACAACGAATACAGCAACGACGAGGTGCTCTATTGGACTGATAAGATTGAAAGGGCTGCTCGACTGTTTGGAGAagtgaaataaattttaaaatataacaaaacgTTTTAGTACCcttttttgaatttaaatatcaCACAAAAAGCGATTATAAATCAAATGGAGCGACAAGATCTGATGGAAAGATGCATGTACAAGTATTGGATTTGTTATTGGATAacgtaacaaaaataaacaaaatatcaaaagTATACAATTACTGATAAAAAGACTATTTTTCGGTACACCAAATGGGAAACGAACTACACTTTGGCCCATTAAATCCTTGGAACCGCAAGATTGATCCAACTATGTCGATAGGTCGAAAATAGGTGCAATAAgtaaaaagcaagaaaaagtgaaaatttttgttaataTCCGGATTTATTTAGCTTAAAATCACATCAAACACAGATTCTTACGGAATAAATAATTTCTTATAATCTAGAATAAATAACGATATAATAAGGATTGAGCACACTCTTAGCTTTCGACTCCATTCccctgctggtgctgctgctgatcctgACCTGCCATCGCCTCATCGTAATCATCGATCGATCCCTGCATCGGTCCCTCCAACACGTTCATCGTTATGGAGCTTCCCTGTGCCTTGCACGTGGAATAAATCTCGGCACACTGCTCCATACTGCCAGCTGCAATATCATCTGCCGACCGGTACTTGCGGAAGATATCCACCCCGAGCATGCGCGTACCAAGCTTCAGCAGGAAGTCACTCTTTGCCCGCACATCAAcctcacacacaaaccgcTTGCGACAGTCCGTGGTATGAACGCCCAGGAAGCTGAACGCCAGATCAGTTATCATGTCGGTCAGCAGCAAATCGGACTCTTCGCCCGGCCGTACCGTTTCACGGATCGAACGACCATGGTGGTGCAATGATGGAGGCTTGTCCCAAATAATTTCCTCATGATGATCGTGATGGTGATCGTGGTAGTACGGGGCGGATTCGCGCAGAATGATCGGCGCACAGCCGTGCTTGGCCGGGAAGCCTTTGAAGAACGCCCAGAGCA is a window encoding:
- the LOC121602364 gene encoding uncharacterized protein LOC121602364 is translated as MWRIVVVCLMLLVLTDLCTAQRVRRRHPHYPKFEILWPLHWVSAAYVWGFLKLGAIFAGLMLLFVFRHLAWWNSTPTYLGHDAPVYHFRGFSTNRGDGVTTNNEYSNDEVLYWTDKIERAARLFGEVK
- the LOC121602356 gene encoding uncharacterized protein LOC121602356, whose protein sequence is MGTKRVIVMGLVIVLLGVLDGVRSSPVLEELSESSNQDVVATGRQRGPFHSAIYPFGWGWGIAAFVIAIVKGAIWLGIIMLWAFFKGFPAKHGCAPIILRESAPYYHDHHHDHHEEIIWDKPPSLHHHGRSIRETVRPGEESDLLLTDMITDLAFSFLGVHTTDCRKRFVCEVDVRAKSDFLLKLGTRMLGVDIFRKYRSADDIAAGSMEQCAEIYSTCKAQGSSITMNVLEGPMQGSIDDYDEAMAGQDQQQHQQGNGVES